One Actinomadura viridis genomic region harbors:
- a CDS encoding cupin domain-containing protein, with protein sequence MGWKHVTALAGGGTIALAALQGTASATPGSGVTARTIAQGTIDGTDYVLRELTIAPGGSTGWHYHGSRLRAVVTRGTLTHHASDCSVDGLYGEGDTIVEPAGPDAVHLGRNLGPTPVVLTALYLVPHGSPLAVDAPNPGCDFE encoded by the coding sequence ATGGGGTGGAAGCACGTGACGGCCCTGGCCGGTGGCGGAACGATCGCCCTGGCCGCCCTGCAGGGAACGGCGTCCGCCACGCCGGGGTCGGGAGTGACGGCCAGGACCATCGCGCAGGGGACGATCGACGGCACCGACTACGTCCTGCGGGAGCTGACGATCGCCCCCGGCGGCAGCACCGGATGGCACTACCACGGCTCCCGGCTCCGCGCCGTGGTGACGCGGGGCACGCTCACCCACCACGCCTCCGACTGCTCCGTGGACGGGCTCTACGGCGAGGGCGACACGATCGTGGAGCCCGCCGGGCCGGACGCCGTGCACCTCGGACGCAACCTGGGCCCGACACCGGTGGTCCTGACCGCGCTCTACCTCGTCCCGCACGGAAGCCCGCTGGCGGTGGACGCCCCCAACCCGGGCTGCGACTTCGAGTAG
- a CDS encoding 1-aminocyclopropane-1-carboxylate deaminase, with protein sequence MSLNTFERYPLLFGPSPVHPLDRLSGHLGGARIWAKREDCNSGLAFGGNKTRKLEYLLPDALAQGADTLVTIGGVQSNHTRQVAAVAARTGLKAVLVQESWVDWPDAVNDKVGNILLSRIMGADVRLVQAGFGIGFKDSWQQALEEVRAAGGTPYAIPAGASDHPLGGLGFAGWAEEVQVQERELGVFFDTIVVCSVTGSTQAGMIAGFAGQDRPRRVLGIDASAKLAETRAQVEKIARNTAELIGLGRDLRDDEITVLEGWAGDLYGVPVPSTLEAITLTGRLEGMIIDPVYEGKSMAALIDLVRDGEIPRDSNVLYAHLGGQPALNAYSGVFR encoded by the coding sequence ATGTCCCTGAACACCTTCGAGCGTTACCCCCTGCTCTTCGGGCCCAGCCCCGTCCACCCCCTCGACCGGCTGAGCGGGCATCTCGGGGGTGCCCGGATCTGGGCCAAGCGGGAGGACTGCAACAGCGGGCTCGCGTTCGGCGGCAACAAGACCCGCAAGCTGGAGTACCTGCTCCCCGACGCCCTCGCCCAGGGCGCCGACACCCTGGTCACCATCGGCGGGGTCCAGTCCAACCACACCCGGCAGGTGGCCGCGGTCGCGGCCAGGACTGGGCTGAAGGCCGTCCTGGTCCAGGAGAGCTGGGTGGACTGGCCCGACGCGGTCAACGACAAGGTCGGCAACATCCTGCTGTCACGCATCATGGGCGCCGACGTGCGCCTGGTCCAGGCGGGTTTCGGCATCGGCTTCAAGGACAGCTGGCAGCAGGCCCTGGAGGAGGTCCGGGCGGCCGGGGGCACCCCGTACGCGATCCCCGCCGGGGCCTCCGACCACCCCCTCGGCGGCCTCGGATTCGCCGGCTGGGCCGAGGAGGTGCAGGTCCAGGAGCGGGAACTGGGCGTCTTCTTCGACACCATCGTGGTGTGCAGCGTCACCGGCAGCACCCAGGCGGGCATGATCGCCGGCTTCGCGGGCCAGGACCGGCCCCGCCGCGTCCTGGGCATCGACGCCTCGGCCAAGCTCGCCGAGACCCGCGCCCAGGTGGAGAAGATCGCCCGGAACACCGCCGAGCTGATCGGCCTCGGCCGGGACCTGCGCGACGACGAGATCACCGTGCTGGAGGGCTGGGCCGGCGACCTCTACGGCGTCCCCGTCCCGTCCACACTGGAGGCGATCACGCTCACCGGACGCCTCGAAGGCATGATCATCGACCCGGTGTACGAGGGCAAGTCCATGGCCGCCCTCATCGACCTCGTCCGCGACGGCGAGATCCCCAGGGACTCCAACGTCCTGTACGCCCACCTCGGCGGCCAGCCCGCCCTCAACGCCTACAGCGGCGTCTTCCGCTGA
- a CDS encoding cupin domain-containing protein, translating to MQKFSLDALGREHLKRAAASSNGRSSETVYGGHEHVLRQTIVTLTAGNELTEHDNPGEATLVVLRGRVRLLSGENAWEGIAGDLLVVPQARHSLEAVEDSAVLLTFAQIR from the coding sequence ATGCAGAAATTCTCCTTGGACGCTCTGGGACGGGAACATCTCAAGCGCGCCGCCGCCTCCTCCAACGGGCGCAGCTCCGAGACCGTCTACGGCGGGCACGAGCACGTCCTGCGCCAGACGATCGTCACCCTGACGGCCGGTAACGAACTCACCGAGCACGACAACCCCGGTGAGGCCACGCTGGTGGTGCTGCGCGGGCGGGTACGGCTGCTGAGCGGCGAGAACGCGTGGGAGGGCATCGCGGGGGACCTGCTCGTCGTACCGCAGGCCCGGCACAGCCTGGAGGCGGTGGAGGACTCCGCCGTCCTGCTCACGTTCGCCCAGATCCGGTGA
- a CDS encoding DUF488 family protein: protein MTGTGAEDAAAPVTLMTFGHGVATRSELTGLLRGAEVRAVVDVRTAPGSRRNPDAGRAALETWMPEAGLDYRWEKRLGGFRRAAPDSPDVFWENDAFRGYAGHTRDADFLTAMDELLRQAAVLRTAVMCAESVWWRCHRRIIADFAVLARGARVLHLAHDGRITEHPVTPGARLRDDGLLVYDRV, encoded by the coding sequence GTGACCGGGACCGGCGCCGAAGACGCGGCGGCGCCGGTGACCCTGATGACGTTCGGGCACGGCGTCGCCACCCGTTCGGAGCTGACCGGGCTGCTGCGCGGCGCCGAGGTCAGGGCCGTCGTGGACGTGCGCACCGCCCCGGGGAGCCGGCGCAATCCGGACGCCGGGCGGGCGGCGCTGGAAACGTGGATGCCGGAGGCAGGGCTCGACTACCGGTGGGAGAAACGGCTGGGCGGCTTCCGCCGGGCGGCCCCGGACTCGCCCGACGTCTTCTGGGAGAACGACGCCTTCCGCGGGTACGCCGGTCACACCCGCGATGCCGACTTCCTGACCGCCATGGACGAGCTGCTGCGGCAGGCGGCGGTCCTCCGCACGGCGGTCATGTGCGCGGAGTCGGTGTGGTGGCGCTGCCATCGCCGGATCATCGCCGACTTCGCCGTCCTGGCACGCGGGGCCCGCGTCCTGCATCTGGCGCACGACGGGCGGATCACCGAGCACCCGGTGACGCCGGGTGCCCGCCTGCGCGACGACGGGCTCCTCGTCTACGACAGGGTCTGA
- a CDS encoding STAS domain-containing protein — MNTYTAEGHTDLHPRVNVSVVRGPVTIAALDGELDIATAPALLDGLLALLRPGLRLLVLDLSHLWFCDAAGASVLIGVRRRAMLLGIPLRLAAPRTRVARVLNVTGLDRTLAIHPTLAEAVASFPAPARRHVSRERSGRRTRAPRRTH, encoded by the coding sequence ATGAACACCTACACGGCCGAAGGCCACACCGATCTCCATCCGAGGGTGAACGTGTCGGTCGTCCGCGGACCGGTCACGATCGCCGCTCTGGACGGCGAACTCGACATCGCCACCGCGCCCGCGCTGCTGGACGGGCTGCTGGCCCTGCTGCGCCCCGGGCTGCGGCTGCTGGTCCTGGACCTCTCCCACCTGTGGTTCTGCGACGCGGCCGGGGCCTCGGTGCTGATCGGGGTCCGCCGCCGGGCCATGCTCCTGGGCATCCCGCTGCGCCTGGCCGCCCCCCGCACGCGCGTCGCCAGGGTCCTGAACGTCACCGGCCTGGACCGCACTCTCGCGATCCACCCCACGCTCGCCGAAGCGGTCGCGTCCTTTCCGGCACCGGCCCGGCGGCACGTCAGCCGTGAACGATCCGGCCGGCGTACGCGGGCACCCCGCCGCACCCACTGA
- a CDS encoding GntR family transcriptional regulator has translation MPVPQSRGLVPRSLLRENAYQAIRDAIVDGTLAPGERLSDGELSEWLGVSRTPVREALARLEQAGLVRTRPGRYTIVSPLDVRAVRAAQSVTAAMHELAVREALPNLTGAELDAMRQANARFADALRRDDVDAAIAADDDFHGVPVTASANDAVRTVLEQFTPVLRRLERLRFSSLSGRGSVAQHDQIIALCEAGDVEGAAAATRANWGTLVPLLDTLPTEES, from the coding sequence ATGCCGGTACCCCAGAGCCGAGGGCTCGTTCCCAGGTCACTGCTCCGCGAGAACGCCTACCAGGCCATCCGGGACGCCATCGTCGACGGCACGCTCGCCCCGGGGGAACGGCTCAGCGACGGCGAGCTGTCGGAATGGCTGGGCGTCAGCCGCACCCCCGTCCGGGAGGCCCTGGCACGGCTGGAGCAGGCCGGGCTGGTGCGGACCAGGCCGGGGCGCTACACCATCGTCAGCCCCCTGGACGTCCGGGCCGTCCGGGCCGCCCAGTCGGTGACGGCCGCCATGCACGAACTCGCCGTACGCGAGGCGCTGCCCAACCTCACCGGCGCCGAGCTGGACGCCATGCGCCAGGCCAACGCCCGCTTCGCCGACGCCCTGCGCCGGGACGACGTGGACGCCGCCATCGCGGCCGACGACGACTTCCACGGCGTCCCGGTCACCGCGAGCGCCAACGACGCCGTCCGCACCGTCCTCGAACAGTTCACGCCGGTGCTGCGGCGCCTGGAGCGGCTGCGCTTCTCCTCGCTGAGCGGCCGGGGGTCGGTCGCCCAGCACGACCAGATCATCGCGCTGTGCGAGGCCGGGGACGTGGAGGGCGCGGCGGCGGCCACCCGCGCCAACTGGGGGACGCTCGTGCCCCTGCTCGACACCCTGCCCACCGAGGAGTCCTGA
- a CDS encoding acetate--CoA ligase family protein: protein MLNQLAPEQVKPGPLAIITQSGAANNTVYNRAQAAGIGVGLAIATGVQLALSTWDALDLALSDDRVEVAAMVVEELGPLERFRPVLRRARDLGKPVVLLKAGRTRTGGAAVATHSGALAGDWEVQRAALAELGVVIADDLDRLWEVASLLLRWGRPARRPVRLGAAAFSGGEGAVIADLADDAGLELPPVTEEFAAFVGERLTLAGAANPFDPTGEVLSRPDDGIAVLDAFVGGNDHDVTLFALNTQAGGGSGGRTDGLLTRILDGVVRPGTRLAVSYWPVPGLSDGLERTLLDRGLPVFAGSHRAVGAISRWAAAAPLPAGDPLPPGKRLTVPPGVAYSEARAALAALGVPFAPARTAVTVDEAVDAAAALGHPVVLKGDVPSTTHKAAAGLVRLDLRTPADVAAAFAAVTAAGAPRVVVERQVRGTAELFAGVSMDAELGPVLVFGSGGSPAEHLADTAVCPVALLDTAALDRLITATGAGRFLAGRRPELLPALRGLLGILAAARAEIDLNPVAVTGDGLVALDARIAA, encoded by the coding sequence GTGCTGAACCAGCTCGCGCCCGAGCAGGTCAAGCCGGGGCCGCTGGCGATCATCACGCAGTCGGGGGCGGCGAACAACACCGTCTACAACCGGGCGCAGGCCGCCGGGATCGGGGTCGGGCTCGCGATCGCGACGGGCGTGCAGCTCGCGCTGTCCACATGGGACGCGCTGGACCTGGCGCTGTCGGACGACCGGGTCGAGGTCGCGGCCATGGTGGTCGAGGAACTCGGGCCGCTGGAACGGTTCCGGCCGGTGCTGCGCCGCGCCCGGGACCTCGGCAAGCCCGTCGTCCTGCTCAAGGCGGGCCGTACCCGCACCGGCGGCGCGGCCGTCGCCACCCACAGCGGCGCGCTCGCCGGGGACTGGGAGGTGCAGCGGGCCGCGCTCGCCGAGCTGGGCGTGGTGATCGCCGACGACCTCGACCGGCTGTGGGAGGTCGCGTCGCTGCTGCTGCGCTGGGGCCGCCCGGCCCGCCGCCCGGTACGGCTGGGGGCCGCCGCGTTCTCCGGTGGCGAGGGCGCGGTGATCGCCGACCTGGCCGACGACGCCGGGCTGGAGCTGCCGCCGGTCACGGAGGAGTTCGCCGCGTTCGTCGGCGAACGGCTGACGCTGGCCGGGGCGGCGAACCCGTTCGACCCGACCGGGGAGGTGCTGAGCCGGCCCGACGACGGCATCGCGGTGCTGGACGCGTTCGTCGGCGGCAACGACCACGACGTGACGCTGTTCGCGCTGAACACCCAGGCGGGCGGCGGCTCGGGCGGCCGTACCGACGGCCTGCTCACCCGGATCCTCGACGGCGTCGTACGGCCCGGGACGCGGCTGGCCGTGTCGTACTGGCCGGTGCCGGGGCTCAGCGACGGCCTGGAACGCACGCTGCTGGACCGCGGCCTGCCGGTGTTCGCCGGGTCGCACCGGGCGGTCGGGGCGATCTCCCGCTGGGCCGCGGCGGCGCCCCTGCCCGCCGGGGACCCGCTGCCGCCCGGAAAGCGCCTCACCGTCCCGCCCGGCGTCGCCTACAGCGAGGCGCGCGCGGCGCTCGCGGCGCTCGGCGTGCCCTTCGCGCCCGCCCGGACCGCCGTGACCGTGGACGAGGCGGTGGACGCGGCGGCGGCGCTCGGCCACCCCGTCGTCCTCAAGGGCGACGTGCCGTCCACCACCCACAAGGCGGCGGCCGGGCTGGTGCGGCTGGACCTGCGGACCCCGGCGGACGTCGCCGCGGCCTTCGCCGCCGTCACCGCCGCGGGCGCCCCGCGCGTCGTGGTGGAACGTCAGGTGCGGGGGACGGCCGAGCTGTTCGCCGGGGTCAGCATGGACGCCGAGCTGGGCCCGGTCCTGGTGTTCGGCTCCGGAGGATCACCGGCCGAGCACCTGGCGGACACCGCCGTCTGCCCGGTCGCGCTGCTCGACACGGCCGCGCTCGACCGCCTGATCACCGCCACCGGCGCCGGCCGGTTCCTGGCCGGGCGGCGGCCGGAACTGCTGCCCGCGCTGCGCGGGCTGCTCGGGATCCTCGCCGCCGCGCGCGCCGAGATCGACCTCAACCCGGTGGCCGTGACCGGCGACGGCCTGGTCGCCCTGGACGCCCGGATCGCCGCATGA
- the mgtA gene encoding magnesium-translocating P-type ATPase, with protein MGRAGTQASVREGTPRVTEPLAVTDASAMPAARVLSRTGTSDDGLSAREAERRLARLGPNAVRTHRARLGPVLWRQVRSPLLALLAVTAAASFFLGERTDALIIGVILAVSVGLSTVNEYRAERAVQALHEQLRHRVVVVRDGRPGPVDVVDLVPGDIVELRLGQVVPADVRLLSATALECDESVLTGEPVPSPKTPGPVPPGAALAELADCALMGTVVRAGAGRGVVVATGAHTEFGKIALGLGERVPETEFQVGLRRFSMLLVRVAAALTAMIFVVNVALHKPMLDALLFSLAIAVGISPQLLPAVVSTSLAAGSRRLAHRKVLVKRLVCIEDLGDMEVLFTDKTGTLTEGRITFTGSLGPEGGASGDPLLLGLVCTEATVEGGHVAGGNPLDTALWTSPASAGRREEAGRYRRLATLPFDHERRLVSVLAEQAGDRLIITKGAPEAVLARCARTPPGAGPVLDKEFAAGHRVIAVATRPAPDPDRLDAADERDLDLRGFLIFLDPPKDTARDALRRLAGLGVTVKVITGDNPAVAARVCAELGLPPGDALTGADLDGMDDERLAEAIETATVFARVTPEQKARVVRAQRRSGVDVAFLGDGVNDALALHAADVGVSVDSGTDVAKDAADVVLLEKDLRVLADGVTEGRRIFANTMKYVLMGTSSNFGNMFSAAGASAFLAFLPMLPSQILLNNLLYDSSQLAIPTDTVDEERLARPSRWDLGLIRRFMLFFGPISSIFDFATFGVMLAVFHAGPTLFHTGWFVESLATQTLVIFVIRTRRVPFTRSRPSGPLLAAALGAVAAGAVLPFTPLARLLGFQPLPADFFLVLAGLVIAYIALIETGKRWFFRHVPEVPRARQRRTGHRVHRRAARFSARSKVLHPRHPTPR; from the coding sequence ATGGGCCGCGCAGGGACGCAGGCGTCCGTCCGGGAGGGCACCCCGCGGGTCACCGAGCCGCTCGCGGTGACCGACGCGTCCGCGATGCCCGCCGCCCGGGTCCTGTCGCGGACGGGCACGTCCGATGACGGCCTGAGCGCGCGGGAGGCGGAACGGCGGCTGGCGCGGCTGGGGCCGAACGCGGTCCGCACGCACCGGGCCCGGCTCGGCCCCGTGCTCTGGCGGCAGGTGCGCTCGCCGCTGCTGGCGCTCCTCGCGGTGACCGCGGCGGCGTCGTTCTTCCTCGGCGAGCGCACCGACGCGCTGATCATCGGCGTGATCCTGGCGGTGTCGGTCGGGCTGAGCACGGTGAACGAGTACCGCGCGGAACGGGCGGTCCAGGCGCTGCACGAGCAGTTGCGGCACCGGGTGGTCGTCGTCCGCGATGGGCGGCCGGGGCCGGTCGACGTGGTCGACCTCGTCCCCGGCGACATCGTCGAACTCCGGCTCGGCCAGGTGGTCCCGGCCGACGTGCGGCTGCTGTCGGCGACGGCGCTGGAGTGCGACGAGTCGGTCCTCACCGGCGAGCCCGTCCCGTCGCCCAAGACGCCCGGCCCCGTACCGCCCGGCGCCGCCCTGGCCGAACTGGCGGACTGCGCGCTGATGGGCACCGTGGTCCGCGCCGGGGCGGGCCGGGGCGTCGTGGTGGCCACCGGCGCGCACACCGAGTTCGGGAAGATCGCGCTCGGACTCGGCGAGCGCGTGCCGGAGACCGAGTTCCAGGTCGGGCTGCGGCGGTTCTCCATGCTCCTGGTCCGGGTCGCCGCCGCGCTCACGGCCATGATCTTCGTGGTGAACGTGGCGCTGCACAAGCCGATGCTGGACGCGCTGCTGTTCTCCCTCGCGATCGCGGTCGGGATCTCCCCCCAGCTGCTGCCCGCCGTGGTCTCGACCAGCCTGGCCGCCGGATCGCGCCGGCTCGCCCACCGCAAGGTCCTGGTCAAACGCCTCGTGTGCATCGAGGACCTCGGCGACATGGAGGTGCTGTTCACCGACAAGACCGGCACCCTCACCGAAGGCCGGATCACCTTCACCGGCTCCCTCGGCCCCGAAGGCGGCGCCTCCGGCGACCCCCTCCTCCTGGGCCTGGTCTGCACCGAGGCCACGGTCGAGGGCGGGCACGTCGCGGGCGGCAACCCGCTGGACACCGCCCTGTGGACGTCCCCCGCCTCGGCGGGACGCCGGGAGGAGGCGGGCCGGTACCGGCGGCTCGCCACCCTCCCCTTCGACCACGAACGGCGGCTGGTGTCGGTGCTGGCCGAGCAGGCCGGCGACCGGCTGATCATCACGAAGGGCGCGCCGGAGGCCGTCCTGGCCCGCTGCGCCCGTACACCCCCCGGGGCGGGCCCCGTCCTGGACAAGGAGTTCGCCGCGGGGCACCGGGTCATCGCGGTCGCGACCCGCCCCGCGCCCGACCCGGACCGGCTGGACGCGGCGGACGAACGGGACCTTGACCTGCGCGGCTTCCTGATCTTCCTCGACCCGCCCAAGGACACCGCCCGGGACGCGCTGCGGCGGCTGGCCGGGCTGGGCGTGACCGTGAAGGTGATCACCGGGGACAACCCGGCGGTCGCCGCCCGCGTCTGCGCGGAGCTGGGGCTGCCGCCCGGCGACGCGCTGACCGGGGCCGATCTCGACGGGATGGACGACGAGCGGCTGGCCGAGGCGATCGAGACGGCCACGGTGTTCGCCCGCGTCACCCCCGAGCAGAAGGCGCGCGTCGTACGGGCGCAGCGCCGGTCCGGCGTCGACGTCGCCTTCCTCGGCGACGGGGTCAACGACGCGCTCGCGCTGCACGCCGCCGACGTGGGCGTCTCGGTCGACTCGGGCACCGACGTGGCCAAGGACGCCGCCGACGTCGTGCTGCTGGAGAAGGACCTGCGGGTGCTCGCCGACGGCGTCACCGAGGGCCGCCGGATCTTCGCCAACACCATGAAGTACGTCCTGATGGGGACGTCCAGCAACTTCGGCAACATGTTCAGCGCGGCGGGCGCGTCGGCCTTCCTGGCGTTCCTGCCGATGCTGCCCTCGCAGATCCTGCTCAACAACCTGCTGTACGACAGCAGCCAGCTCGCCATCCCCACCGACACCGTCGACGAGGAGCGGCTCGCCCGGCCCTCGCGCTGGGACCTGGGCCTGATCCGGCGCTTCATGCTGTTCTTCGGCCCGATCAGCTCGATCTTCGACTTCGCGACCTTCGGCGTGATGCTGGCGGTCTTCCACGCCGGTCCCACGCTGTTCCACACGGGCTGGTTCGTGGAGTCGCTGGCCACCCAGACCCTGGTGATCTTCGTGATCCGCACCCGGCGCGTCCCGTTCACCCGCAGCCGTCCCAGCGGGCCGCTGCTGGCCGCCGCACTCGGCGCGGTCGCCGCCGGCGCCGTGCTGCCGTTCACCCCGCTCGCCCGGCTCCTGGGCTTCCAGCCGTTGCCGGCCGACTTCTTCCTCGTCCTCGCCGGGCTGGTCATCGCCTACATCGCCCTGATCGAGACCGGGAAGCGGTGGTTCTTCCGCCACGTCCCGGAGGTGCCCCGCGCCCGGCAACGGCGGACCGGACACCGCGTCCACCGCCGCGCCGCCAGGTTCAGCGCCCGATCGAAGGTCCTCCACCCCCGCCACCCCACCCCCCGCTGA
- a CDS encoding CoA-binding protein: protein MTVPRSLIAPESVAVVGANDKIHAFTGASVHNLLRHGYPGRLYTVNPRRDSVQGVPCFPTVADLPEPVESVIVVVRAASVVPVLREAVGRGATSAIVVTSGLGEGAAGEEGYARRDELLAFLRETRLPVLGPSTPAWSTWPTPTSPAPC from the coding sequence GTGACCGTGCCCCGTTCACTGATCGCGCCCGAGTCGGTCGCGGTCGTCGGAGCCAATGACAAGATCCACGCCTTCACCGGCGCGTCCGTCCACAACCTGCTGCGCCACGGCTACCCCGGACGGCTGTACACGGTGAACCCGCGCCGCGACTCGGTGCAGGGCGTGCCGTGCTTCCCGACCGTGGCGGACCTGCCCGAACCGGTCGAGTCGGTGATCGTGGTGGTGCGCGCCGCGTCGGTCGTTCCCGTCCTCCGCGAGGCGGTCGGCCGCGGCGCGACGTCCGCGATCGTCGTGACGTCCGGGCTGGGCGAGGGCGCGGCCGGCGAGGAGGGGTACGCGCGCCGCGACGAGCTGCTGGCCTTCCTGCGCGAGACGCGGCTTCCGGTGCTCGGGCCGTCCACCCCGGCCTGGTCAACCTGGCCGACTCCTACGTCCCCCGCGCCGTGCTGA
- a CDS encoding enoyl-CoA hydratase-related protein: MTAVSYQVERGIATITLDSPANRNALSAAVRTGLADALAAARADDGVRAVVLTGAGTVFCAGADLKEVGSGEPVTGPGIPEILAAILDLPKPVIAKLNGPARAGGLGIVAACDIAVAPDDVTFAFTEVRIGVVPAMIAVVCRPRMAPRALSRYFLTGETFSAADAVESGLITACAPRAELDGLVDGMLDGLRRAEPKAVGRTKALVEELAGMDRAEAFTMAERLSMEFFASPEAAEGRLSFFEKRPPKWAL; the protein is encoded by the coding sequence ATGACCGCTGTCAGCTACCAGGTCGAACGGGGGATCGCGACGATCACCCTGGACTCGCCGGCCAACCGCAACGCGCTGTCGGCCGCGGTCCGCACCGGCCTCGCCGACGCCCTCGCCGCCGCGCGCGCCGACGACGGCGTCCGCGCGGTGGTGCTGACCGGGGCGGGCACGGTGTTCTGCGCCGGCGCGGACCTCAAGGAGGTCGGATCGGGCGAACCGGTCACCGGGCCGGGCATCCCGGAGATCCTCGCCGCGATCCTCGACCTGCCCAAGCCGGTGATCGCCAAGCTGAACGGGCCGGCCCGCGCGGGGGGCCTCGGCATCGTCGCGGCCTGCGACATCGCGGTCGCGCCGGACGACGTCACGTTCGCGTTCACCGAGGTGCGGATCGGCGTCGTGCCCGCGATGATCGCGGTGGTGTGCAGGCCCCGGATGGCGCCGCGCGCCCTGTCGCGCTACTTCCTGACCGGCGAGACGTTCTCGGCCGCCGACGCCGTCGAGTCGGGCCTGATCACGGCCTGCGCGCCGCGCGCCGAGCTGGACGGCCTCGTCGACGGGATGCTGGACGGGCTGCGCCGCGCCGAACCCAAGGCCGTCGGCCGTACCAAGGCCCTCGTCGAGGAACTGGCCGGCATGGACCGCGCCGAGGCGTTCACGATGGCCGAACGGCTGTCGATGGAGTTCTTCGCCAGCCCCGAGGCCGCCGAGGGCAGACTGTCGTTCTTCGAGAAACGCCCCCCGAAGTGGGCGCTCTGA
- a CDS encoding enoyl-CoA hydratase/isomerase family protein, with the protein MTLRYDRDGGIAHVRLDRPDRLNTLTTGLVRELVAAFDTAHADPEVRAVVLSGAGDRAFCAGRDLDEAGVLGDAEPVPMRGTDRNVFETILECGKPTVAALHGHVLGGGAELALACDVRIAADDLSIGFPEVRVGFGANFASVLLPRTVPRGVAYDMLYTGRRMTAGEAAACHLVNRVVPAGRAAGAALEYARGLLQGAPLTQQRYKAMIVKGEALPVAAALRLDAAPNPYRSTDRHEGVAAWRERRAPRWEGR; encoded by the coding sequence ATGACCCTGCGCTACGACCGCGACGGCGGCATCGCCCACGTCCGGCTCGACCGCCCGGACCGGCTCAACACGCTCACCACCGGGCTCGTACGGGAACTCGTCGCCGCGTTCGACACCGCGCACGCCGACCCCGAGGTCCGCGCCGTCGTCCTCAGCGGCGCGGGCGACCGGGCGTTCTGCGCGGGCCGCGACCTGGACGAGGCCGGCGTGCTCGGCGACGCCGAACCCGTCCCGATGCGCGGCACGGACCGCAACGTCTTCGAGACGATCCTGGAATGCGGCAAGCCCACGGTCGCCGCGCTGCACGGCCACGTCCTCGGCGGCGGCGCGGAGCTGGCGCTGGCCTGCGACGTCCGGATCGCCGCCGACGACCTCAGCATCGGCTTCCCCGAGGTGCGGGTGGGGTTCGGCGCCAACTTCGCGTCCGTGCTGCTGCCGCGGACCGTGCCGCGCGGGGTCGCCTACGACATGCTCTACACGGGCCGGCGGATGACCGCCGGCGAGGCGGCGGCCTGCCACCTGGTGAACCGCGTCGTCCCGGCCGGCCGCGCGGCCGGCGCGGCACTGGAATACGCGCGGGGGCTTCTCCAGGGGGCGCCGCTGACGCAGCAGCGCTACAAAGCGATGATCGTCAAGGGTGAGGCGCTGCCGGTGGCCGCCGCGCTGCGGCTCGACGCCGCGCCGAACCCGTACCGCAGTACCGACCGGCACGAAGGAGTGGCCGCGTGGCGGGAACGCCGCGCGCCGCGATGGGAGGGCAGATGA
- a CDS encoding IclR family transcriptional regulator: MPAKHHRTVDRVVTILEVVARSASGLTLTELAQELEAAKSSVQELTNGLVATGYLIEDRKRYRLGPGPYVLTLAGQRSPARLVGHDDLVALAERTGTIALLAIRLGDAFVYVDETAVNGRIDFYARSRRRRPLLRAAAGRVILADLDPAERDDLLRTLEDSRPDDVDRFLRELPGILERGYAVTHEESVPGIHAIAAPLHDRQGRFLAAITLTVESDGDLIDSLGPELLATIEEWRAR; this comes from the coding sequence GTGCCCGCGAAGCACCACCGTACGGTCGACCGGGTCGTCACCATCCTGGAGGTGGTGGCCCGGTCGGCCTCCGGCCTGACCCTGACGGAGCTGGCGCAGGAGCTGGAGGCGGCCAAGAGCTCCGTCCAGGAACTGACGAACGGGCTGGTCGCGACCGGTTACCTCATCGAGGACCGCAAACGCTACCGGCTCGGGCCGGGGCCGTACGTGCTGACGCTGGCCGGGCAGCGATCGCCCGCGCGGCTCGTCGGCCACGACGACCTGGTCGCGCTGGCCGAGCGCACCGGCACGATCGCGCTGCTCGCGATCCGGCTCGGGGACGCCTTCGTGTACGTGGACGAGACGGCGGTCAACGGCCGGATCGACTTCTACGCGCGCAGCCGCCGCCGTCGCCCGCTGCTGCGCGCGGCGGCGGGCCGCGTCATCCTCGCCGACCTGGACCCCGCCGAACGCGACGACCTGCTGCGCACCCTGGAGGACTCGCGTCCCGACGACGTGGACCGCTTCCTGCGGGAGCTGCCCGGCATCCTGGAGCGGGGCTACGCGGTCACCCACGAGGAGTCCGTCCCCGGCATCCACGCCATCGCCGCGCCGCTGCACGACCGGCAGGGGCGGTTCCTGGCGGCGATCACCCTGACCGTCGAGAGCGACGGCGACCTCATCGACTCCCTGGGGCCGGAGCTGCTCGCGACCATCGAGGAGTGGCGGGCCCGCTGA